Proteins encoded by one window of Spirochaetales bacterium:
- a CDS encoding chemotaxis protein CheA: MMAIHMNEYINVFIEEAVEYIEQLDILVVSLEKKQTDTETIKKIYRIMHTMKGISGIIGFNELSTLMHTVESLFSNLAEKKLKVTNKIVESLYHVIDILKAIIRDLQKGREVSVDFEKECRKFESFISKEIREKEGKGREEGFVYTFTPEDFAEKITKAREKGEKLYRIDFSIDGKEELKNARRRILFKRLAEFGEILDFFPKRERDYYTENEMHIKLLFLGTMNKKNSDDLKKVDRIHHLAYEEIDTRNLQKAAGAATQEERDGKKTRETEITSISDENTIKVKVDKLDRLLNYAQELTIINLSFQNFYDRLKNSELARDIITTLDNSVDSLTKTTQSLHQEIMRARMVPVGNLFRRFFRPARDISRSCGKKVALKTSGEEEEIDKNTIDLLFEPLLHLVRNAIDHGIENPEERNLLSKDEEAVLQLRSYSKQNRLFIEIADDGRGIDIETIRSHAIEKGFIQEDTVLNNEELLDLIFLPSFSTKKVADHLAGRGMGMNIVKEAVKKISGDIRIQTEREKGTTFIISLPTTMAIISALIIESSNERYAIPLAPILEIVNVEPQKIKTVYGKKTFSMRDRIIPLISCEEYFDLDAVLEKQDLLTIVIVESESTVYGLIVEKVIGKQEIVTKSLTLSLLATKGISGVTILGDGSIVLIIDVDAVGEYF; the protein is encoded by the coding sequence ATGATGGCAATACATATGAATGAATATATCAATGTGTTTATCGAAGAAGCTGTCGAATACATAGAGCAGCTGGATATTCTCGTCGTCAGTCTCGAAAAAAAACAGACGGACACCGAAACGATCAAGAAGATATACCGTATAATGCATACCATGAAGGGGATCAGCGGAATTATAGGATTTAACGAACTTTCGACGCTCATGCACACCGTGGAAAGTCTTTTCAGTAATCTCGCCGAAAAAAAACTGAAGGTGACAAACAAGATCGTTGAAAGTCTGTATCATGTCATTGACATACTCAAGGCGATTATACGGGACCTTCAAAAAGGGAGGGAAGTTTCAGTCGACTTTGAAAAGGAATGCCGTAAATTCGAATCCTTTATCTCCAAAGAAATAAGGGAAAAGGAAGGAAAAGGCCGTGAGGAAGGATTCGTCTACACGTTCACCCCTGAAGACTTCGCGGAAAAAATAACAAAGGCGCGTGAAAAAGGTGAAAAACTGTACCGGATCGATTTTAGTATCGACGGGAAAGAGGAACTGAAAAACGCACGCCGGCGCATCCTGTTCAAGAGACTCGCTGAATTCGGTGAAATTCTTGATTTTTTCCCGAAACGGGAAAGGGACTATTATACCGAAAATGAAATGCATATCAAGCTTCTTTTTCTGGGTACCATGAACAAGAAGAACTCGGACGACCTGAAAAAAGTCGACCGGATTCATCATCTTGCATATGAAGAAATCGATACCCGGAACCTTCAAAAGGCCGCCGGAGCTGCAACACAAGAGGAGCGGGACGGGAAAAAAACAAGAGAGACGGAAATCACTTCGATATCGGACGAAAATACCATCAAAGTGAAAGTCGACAAACTCGACAGACTCCTCAATTACGCACAGGAACTCACCATTATCAATTTGAGTTTTCAGAATTTCTACGACCGGCTGAAGAATTCGGAACTCGCACGCGACATCATAACGACACTGGATAATTCCGTAGACAGTCTTACGAAAACCACTCAATCGCTGCACCAGGAAATAATGCGGGCGCGGATGGTGCCGGTCGGCAATCTGTTCCGCCGCTTTTTCCGGCCCGCGCGGGATATATCGAGATCGTGCGGGAAAAAGGTCGCACTGAAAACGAGCGGAGAGGAAGAGGAGATCGACAAGAATACCATCGATCTGCTGTTCGAGCCGCTGCTTCACCTCGTCAGGAACGCGATCGATCACGGGATCGAAAACCCGGAAGAACGAAACCTCTTGAGCAAGGACGAAGAAGCGGTCCTCCAGCTTCGTTCATACAGCAAACAGAACCGCCTTTTCATCGAAATTGCCGATGACGGGAGGGGAATCGATATCGAAACGATACGAAGCCACGCGATCGAAAAGGGATTCATCCAAGAAGATACGGTATTGAACAACGAAGAACTTCTCGATCTCATCTTTCTCCCCAGTTTTTCCACAAAAAAAGTGGCCGATCATCTGGCGGGCCGTGGAATGGGCATGAACATCGTAAAAGAAGCGGTCAAAAAGATCAGCGGAGATATCAGAATTCAGACGGAACGGGAAAAAGGAACGACCTTTATTATTTCACTTCCCACGACCATGGCAATCATTTCCGCCCTGATCATCGAATCTTCCAATGAGCGTTATGCGATACCGCTCGCGCCGATACTGGAAATCGTAAACGTCGAACCTCAAAAGATCAAGACTGTCTACGGAAAAAAGACGTTTTCCATGAGAGACAGGATTATTCCGCTTATATCATGTGAAGAATACTTCGACCTCGATGCCGTTTTGGAAAAACAGGATCTCCTCACGATCGTTATCGTGGAAAGCGAATCAACCGTCTACGGACTTATTGTCGAAAAGGTGATCGGGAAACAGGAAATTGTGACAAAATCACTTACCCTTTCGCTGCTTGCCACCAAGGGTATAAGCGGAGTGACGATTTTGGGCGACGGATCGATCGTCCTGATCATCGATGTCGATGCGGTCGGGGAATATTTTTAG
- a CDS encoding chemotaxis protein CheX: MEIAKDDFNRKVLAAFEHILKVLFNRNEKESIRLTTSGPAEQEREIAILIQFIGGIEGKIILACSKETALDIAKSLPGFDENTASTEAGQRDYIKNSLGEIMNMLAGKIAYGYQKDFGTTRITTPAMISGKLLFITVYDEDSIISCIKTPFGLLEIIFSVC, from the coding sequence ATGGAAATTGCAAAAGACGACTTTAATCGGAAGGTCCTGGCCGCCTTCGAGCATATCCTCAAGGTGCTGTTCAACAGGAATGAAAAAGAGTCCATACGGTTGACTACCTCAGGGCCCGCCGAACAGGAAAGGGAAATCGCGATTCTCATCCAATTTATCGGCGGCATCGAAGGCAAGATTATTTTGGCCTGTTCGAAAGAAACGGCGTTGGATATAGCGAAGTCGCTTCCCGGTTTCGATGAAAACACGGCGTCGACCGAAGCCGGGCAAAGGGATTATATCAAGAATTCACTCGGCGAAATAATGAATATGCTGGCCGGTAAAATCGCATACGGGTATCAGAAGGATTTCGGAACAACGCGGATAACCACACCCGCCATGATAAGCGGCAAACTCCTCTTCATCACCGTCTACGACGAGGATTCCATTATATCCTGTATCAAGACCCCGTTCGGTTTGCTGGAAATTATTTTTTCCGTTTGTTAA
- a CDS encoding response regulator: MAKVLIVDDSKLIRNIIKDELQKKGHTIIAEASDGKEGLEAYKQHSPDLVTMDITMDEMDGIEAIKQIMKVDKTAKIIVVSALGQDELINTAIDLGVVDFIIKPFEPERLISSVNKAI, encoded by the coding sequence ATGGCAAAAGTATTAATCGTTGACGATTCGAAGCTGATACGTAATATCATTAAAGACGAACTCCAGAAGAAGGGACATACGATTATTGCGGAAGCTTCCGACGGGAAGGAAGGCCTCGAAGCGTACAAGCAGCATTCGCCCGATCTTGTCACCATGGACATTACGATGGATGAAATGGACGGCATCGAGGCGATCAAGCAGATAATGAAAGTTGACAAGACCGCGAAAATCATCGTCGTTTCCGCACTCGGACAGGACGAACTCATCAATACGGCGATCGATCTGGGAGTGGTCGATTTCATTATCAAACCATTTGAACCGGAACGCCTTATCAGTTCCGTCAACAAGGCCATATGA